The proteins below come from a single Zea mays cultivar B73 chromosome 8, Zm-B73-REFERENCE-NAM-5.0, whole genome shotgun sequence genomic window:
- the LOC100276253 gene encoding uncharacterized protein LOC100276253 — protein sequence MSSSSSALAKGKSAIGSAAGSAKFEAKGKFSSSSSPAAAATKRGTTTSSSRGRGRGKADKKVYSLPGQKFDPPEEREPLRIFYESLSKQIPSSEMAEFWLMEHGMLSPERARKAYERKQKRQQQVRMGTPIKSCAVRKDNKPESSKKPGIMDSKAKRRVDYSDDDDDDFIVKMKRSRG from the exons ATGTCGTCTTCGTCTTCCGCGCTGGCCAAAGGCAAGTCGGCAATCGGATCCGCAGCCGGATCTGCCAAATTCGAG GCCAAGGGGAaattctcctcctcctcctccccagCTGCGGCAGCTACCAAGCGTGGaaccaccaccagcagcagcagagGTAGAGGTAGAGGGAAGGCCGACAAGAAGGTCTACTCCTTGCCCGGCCAGAAGTTCGATCCTCCGGAGGAGAGGGAGCCTCTCAGGATTTTCTACGAGTCACTGTCCAAGCAGATCCCCTCCAGTGAGATGGCTGAATTCTG GTTGATGGAGCATGGTATGTTGTCTCCTGAGAGAGCAAGGAAGGCATATGAAAGGAAGCAAAAGCGGCAGCAGCAAGTGAGGATGGGTACCCCAATCAAGTCTTGTGCAGTGAGAAAAGATAATAAACCTGAAAGTTCCAAGAAGCCAGGCATTATGGATTCCAAGGCAAAGAGAAGAGTTGATTAcagtgacgacgacgacgatgacttcaTTGTGAAAATGAAGAGATCCAGGGGATGA